A single window of Nitrospiria bacterium DNA harbors:
- a CDS encoding GMC family oxidoreductase, whose protein sequence is MIKNLNYNSYDVCIIGGGIAGALVAYKLGLAGIKVIVLEAGPRHDVADRHHYMDRFLNGDNPWRSDIPERDIYTNGGEVEYPLNKYRVKAVGGSTLHWQGYATRLHESDFEMRSRYGIAEDWPITYEDLEPYYCQAEEELGVSGDDDNPFGPPRSKPYPLPGFPAGYAEKEWTKACKALGIQFRTIPQARTSVNYRGRPACMTYSVCSACPIRARYSGDIHIELAEQTGKVNVVPNANVVRFESNGSGGVKRVVFATPDKKEHQCIAGIYILAAHGVESPRLLLLSKSLDFPDGFSNSSGKVGRYFMDHTGRYQQGRVKAQFYPFRKGFYTVGTQQFYEKPTRDHEAAFTIAGIDSGPRPRNIAKDIIRYGGHWGLDLEREIKNELKQEFGKYFGFGSMVEPLPSEKNRVELDYEKKDFFGNPCPKIFYSISDYERETFKKVDKITKSMFEALGAEKQEVHRLGYGGHHSGTCRMGNDPRTSVVDKNLRAHDVKNLFIVGSSVFVTVGAANPTLTIAALALRLGEHLLKFRGPA, encoded by the coding sequence ATGATTAAGAACTTGAATTACAATTCCTACGATGTGTGTATTATTGGTGGTGGGATCGCCGGTGCCCTTGTAGCTTATAAATTGGGCTTAGCTGGTATAAAAGTAATCGTATTGGAGGCAGGGCCGCGGCATGATGTTGCCGACCGTCATCATTATATGGACCGTTTCCTCAACGGGGATAACCCATGGCGATCAGATATTCCGGAAAGGGATATTTATACCAATGGTGGTGAAGTAGAGTATCCTCTAAATAAATACAGGGTTAAGGCCGTAGGGGGGAGTACGCTGCATTGGCAAGGGTATGCGACTCGACTTCATGAGAGTGATTTTGAAATGAGATCGAGGTACGGCATCGCAGAGGACTGGCCCATTACGTACGAAGATCTTGAACCTTATTATTGTCAGGCCGAGGAAGAATTAGGAGTTTCCGGAGATGATGATAATCCATTTGGGCCTCCTCGCTCAAAACCGTATCCTCTTCCGGGTTTTCCTGCTGGATATGCGGAGAAAGAGTGGACCAAAGCTTGTAAGGCTTTGGGGATTCAATTCCGGACCATTCCTCAGGCGAGAACCTCAGTTAATTATCGCGGGCGACCTGCTTGTATGACGTATTCCGTTTGCAGTGCATGCCCTATTCGAGCGCGGTATAGCGGAGATATTCATATTGAGTTGGCTGAACAAACCGGAAAGGTTAACGTGGTTCCCAATGCCAATGTGGTTCGTTTTGAAAGTAATGGATCGGGCGGGGTAAAAAGGGTTGTCTTCGCAACCCCGGATAAAAAGGAACATCAGTGTATTGCCGGGATTTATATTTTGGCTGCTCACGGAGTTGAATCGCCGCGGTTGCTCTTGCTTTCTAAATCTCTTGATTTTCCGGATGGTTTTTCGAATTCCAGCGGAAAAGTGGGAAGGTACTTCATGGATCATACCGGTCGCTATCAACAGGGGCGGGTCAAAGCGCAATTCTATCCCTTTCGGAAGGGCTTTTACACCGTTGGCACACAGCAGTTTTATGAGAAACCTACCAGGGATCATGAGGCGGCTTTTACGATTGCTGGAATCGATAGTGGACCAAGACCGAGGAATATTGCAAAAGATATTATTCGATACGGGGGGCATTGGGGATTGGACCTTGAAAGAGAAATAAAAAATGAGTTGAAGCAAGAATTTGGAAAGTACTTTGGATTTGGGTCAATGGTTGAACCGTTGCCTTCAGAGAAGAACCGTGTGGAGCTGGATTATGAAAAGAAGGATTTTTTTGGGAACCCCTGTCCGAAGATTTTTTATTCAATTTCCGACTATGAGCGGGAAACCTTTAAAAAGGTTGATAAAATTACAAAGAGTATGTTTGAGGCATTAGGGGCTGAAAAACAGGAAGTACACCGGCTTGGATACGGGGGGCACCACAGTGGGACCTGTAGGATGGGAAATGACCCGAGGACCAGCGTTGTTGATAAAAACCTTAGAGCCCATGATGTTAAAAATCTGTTTATTGTGGGGAGTAGTGTATTTGTAACCGTCGGGGCGGCAAATCCAACTTTAACCATTGCAGCACTGGCATTAAGACTCGGAGAGCATCTCCTAAAATTTCGTGGACCAGCCTAG
- the asnB gene encoding asparagine synthase (glutamine-hydrolyzing): MCGICGKVSFQGEVNQSEIKIMAQSLSHRGPDDIGFYMNNEVGLGHRRLSIIDLHTGKQPISNEDRTKWIVFNGEIYNYRDLRSDLIGRGHRFHTDTDTETILHLYEEYGERCVKYLRGMFAFVIWDNQSKRLFAARDRLGQKPFFYVQREEEFLFASEIKALLAVDRSLAEMDLGSLDQYLSLRIIAPPRSMFRSIRKLPPAHFLTFEEETGLKIERYWDLEYEPKLSGSDDDLVDDLEERMIKCLKYHMVSDVPVGAFLSGGLDSTLIVAMVMKHVTSEPIETFSVSLPFGSFDEAPLAKLVANQYGTRHHEKVMIPSLVKSLPRLVWQLDEPSDSLSVCTDLIAKMAREHVKVVLGGDGGDELFGGYDRYYGNRFAGYYAQIPSMIRKNIIGKLLPYISDGNWYKSLGHQLKWLHKLSFLEGGTRYAKSLGYFYFDRVQLNDLYGSVKEINNFPFDPGFAIREAFDRAPDSDILDRMLSADSQIRLPDHSVMILDRMTMAHGLEARSPFMDHEIAEFAARLPIRLKVRGRSLRYIQMQLAKRYLPEPLLNRPKQGFSSALPYMLKNEYPFLFKKFLENSHMAKNGIFHQPSINSFLGEHLIGNKDHGNRLWLLLNSEVWYRIFIEHTSVQDLSEELIQSARNHEKIEAEI, from the coding sequence ATGTGCGGGATTTGTGGAAAGGTGAGCTTTCAAGGTGAGGTCAATCAGAGCGAAATTAAAATAATGGCCCAATCCCTCTCCCACCGGGGACCAGATGATATAGGTTTTTATATGAATAACGAAGTAGGTCTCGGACACCGTCGATTAAGCATTATTGACCTCCATACCGGAAAACAACCTATTTCGAATGAAGACCGAACAAAATGGATTGTCTTTAATGGCGAAATCTATAACTATCGTGATCTTCGATCGGATCTGATTGGAAGGGGCCATCGATTTCATACGGATACTGATACCGAAACTATTTTGCATTTATATGAAGAGTATGGGGAGCGATGTGTTAAATATCTTCGAGGGATGTTTGCATTTGTAATTTGGGATAATCAATCAAAGAGATTATTTGCTGCCCGTGATAGATTGGGCCAAAAACCCTTTTTTTATGTCCAACGGGAAGAGGAATTTCTCTTTGCCTCAGAAATAAAGGCTCTTCTCGCGGTCGATCGTTCTTTGGCCGAAATGGATCTTGGCTCCCTTGACCAGTATCTTAGTTTACGTATTATAGCTCCCCCCCGTTCTATGTTTCGTTCCATTCGAAAACTTCCCCCAGCTCACTTCCTAACCTTTGAAGAGGAAACTGGATTAAAGATCGAACGCTACTGGGATTTAGAGTATGAACCTAAATTATCGGGTTCTGATGACGATTTAGTGGACGATCTTGAGGAAAGAATGATCAAGTGTTTAAAATATCACATGGTGAGCGATGTACCTGTAGGGGCTTTTTTAAGCGGGGGATTAGACTCAACCCTAATTGTTGCGATGGTGATGAAACATGTGACCTCCGAACCTATTGAAACATTTTCGGTCAGTCTTCCTTTTGGTTCGTTTGACGAGGCCCCTCTTGCCAAATTGGTTGCCAATCAGTATGGCACTCGACATCATGAAAAAGTTATGATTCCTTCCCTGGTGAAAAGTCTTCCACGCCTGGTATGGCAATTAGATGAGCCATCTGATTCTTTATCTGTGTGTACGGACCTAATCGCTAAAATGGCGCGAGAGCATGTGAAGGTGGTTCTTGGGGGCGATGGGGGGGATGAACTTTTTGGAGGTTATGACCGTTATTATGGAAATCGATTTGCCGGTTATTATGCTCAAATTCCCAGTATGATTCGAAAAAATATAATTGGAAAACTCCTCCCATACATTTCCGATGGAAATTGGTATAAAAGCCTTGGGCACCAGCTTAAATGGTTGCACAAACTATCCTTTTTGGAAGGTGGGACACGCTATGCGAAAAGCCTTGGTTATTTTTATTTTGATCGCGTGCAGCTCAATGACCTTTATGGTTCGGTAAAAGAGATCAATAACTTTCCATTTGACCCCGGTTTTGCCATCAGAGAGGCTTTTGATCGGGCCCCAGACTCTGATATTCTAGATCGGATGCTTTCTGCAGATAGCCAAATTCGGCTTCCAGACCACTCGGTGATGATTTTGGATCGAATGACAATGGCGCATGGACTGGAGGCAAGAAGTCCTTTTATGGATCACGAAATTGCAGAATTCGCTGCAAGGCTTCCCATAAGACTTAAGGTGAGGGGACGCTCTCTTAGATATATCCAGATGCAGCTCGCTAAACGGTATTTGCCAGAGCCCCTTCTGAATCGCCCTAAGCAAGGTTTTTCCTCAGCGCTTCCCTACATGTTAAAAAATGAATATCCATTCTTGTTCAAAAAATTCCTTGAAAATTCACATATGGCCAAGAACGGTATATTCCACCAACCTTCGATTAATAGCTTTTTGGGGGAACATCTGATTGGAAATAAAGACCATGGAAATCGACTTTGGCTTCTCCTGAATAGTGAGGTATGGTACCGGATTTTTATCGAACATACCTCCGTCCAGGACCTCTCGGAAGAGCTGATTCAATCAGCTCGAAACCATGAAAAGATTGAGGCTGAAATTTAA
- a CDS encoding metal-dependent hydrolase: MATPIGHALAGYLIYKIASGNQFFNRPLFLSLCLFLAVAPDLDFIPGIIQGKPALYHQGISHSLIFALTSGFLISMVINLKKTKLIIPSGWILSFAYASHLLLDMFGPDKRPPYGIPLFWPISGETYQAPFQILLGVSHAHSTSVGTHEWIATILQPYNLLAIGIELVVIFSLIFLSHFLKSCYTKFEKRVAVKGGGN, from the coding sequence ATGGCAACGCCTATTGGACATGCCTTGGCAGGTTACCTCATTTATAAGATAGCATCTGGAAACCAGTTTTTTAACAGACCCTTATTTTTATCCCTATGCCTTTTCCTTGCAGTTGCTCCCGATTTGGATTTCATTCCTGGGATTATTCAAGGGAAACCAGCGCTTTACCATCAGGGGATTTCGCATAGCCTGATCTTCGCTTTAACCTCTGGATTCTTGATATCAATGGTTATCAATCTTAAAAAGACAAAGTTGATCATCCCATCCGGATGGATACTATCATTTGCATACGCTTCGCATCTCCTTTTAGACATGTTTGGTCCGGATAAACGGCCGCCTTACGGAATTCCCCTATTTTGGCCTATCAGTGGAGAGACTTATCAGGCTCCATTCCAAATTTTATTAGGCGTCAGTCATGCCCATTCTACTTCTGTGGGAACCCATGAATGGATTGCAACGATCCTTCAACCCTACAACCTACTTGCCATTGGGATTGAACTCGTTGTGATTTTCTCCTTAATCTTTTTGTCTCATTTTTTGAAATCCTGCTATACAAAATTTGAGAAAAGAGTTGCTGTAAAAGGAGGTGGTAACTGA
- a CDS encoding carbamoyltransferase C-terminal domain-containing protein, giving the protein MKILGITDHIISGAAILEDGKVLAAVNEERLVRKKMVMGFPRKSIAEVFRLANVRPDEMDQVAVASQWGTFLNKYVDFDGGLFEVDRGLIKNVFFSVGSRLSHYRLKVPILESLYYNLRKPVYAQRRISIRRVLKEEFGIECPVKFISHHFSHACSAYYSSGFNDGLVVTMDGSGDGNSSHVYSVTNGKWQILHKVAGFDSLGSYYGYVTHICGFKAGKHEGKITGLAAYGKDSYKDILYQFIQYNNGTITNIGNAFFTAAVQKLLGALPKDFKREDLSATIQNVAEEVATQYIQYWREKTGKHDVALAGGLFANVKINQRIHELPGVRSVFIHPGMSDEGLAVGAALALNYINSSDPSKINTRCMDHVYLGPEFSQDRIKEALEKAGVSYSFHQEVEPEIARLISKGFVVARVNGRMEYGPRALGNRSILYKPDDHSVNDWLNKNLKRTEFMPFAPSTLAEDADKFYHNLDGARETARFMTITFQCTEEMKNQCPGVVHVDGTARPQLVSQTDNPSYYRIIQNFKELTGKSSVVNTSFNIHEEPIVCTPEDAIRAFKIGHLDVLAIGSFTVMNPSAEKRVQLREAERKTLAN; this is encoded by the coding sequence GTGAAAATATTAGGAATCACAGATCATATTATTAGCGGTGCTGCCATTTTGGAGGATGGCAAGGTATTGGCAGCCGTGAATGAAGAAAGACTGGTTCGAAAAAAAATGGTTATGGGATTTCCCCGAAAATCAATTGCCGAAGTTTTCCGACTTGCAAATGTTCGACCCGATGAAATGGACCAAGTCGCTGTGGCCTCACAATGGGGAACGTTTCTGAATAAATATGTGGATTTTGATGGGGGTTTATTTGAGGTAGACCGTGGGCTCATCAAAAACGTATTTTTCTCTGTTGGTTCCAGGCTCAGCCATTACAGGTTAAAGGTCCCTATTTTAGAGAGTCTTTATTATAATCTTAGGAAACCGGTTTATGCTCAACGCCGCATAAGTATCCGCCGGGTTTTAAAGGAAGAATTTGGAATTGAATGTCCTGTGAAATTCATTTCGCATCACTTTTCCCATGCGTGTTCTGCCTATTACTCCAGTGGATTTAATGATGGCTTGGTGGTTACCATGGATGGATCTGGGGATGGTAATTCTTCTCATGTGTATTCTGTTACCAATGGGAAATGGCAAATTTTGCACAAGGTGGCCGGTTTTGATTCATTGGGTAGTTATTATGGATATGTAACCCATATATGTGGATTTAAAGCGGGCAAACACGAAGGAAAAATCACCGGTCTTGCCGCTTACGGAAAGGATTCCTATAAGGATATATTGTATCAATTTATTCAGTACAATAATGGCACCATTACCAATATCGGAAATGCCTTTTTTACTGCAGCCGTTCAGAAATTGTTAGGCGCTTTACCCAAGGATTTTAAAAGGGAGGATTTGTCGGCAACGATCCAGAATGTTGCAGAAGAGGTGGCCACCCAATATATCCAGTATTGGAGGGAAAAAACGGGAAAACATGATGTGGCACTTGCTGGAGGTTTGTTTGCCAATGTAAAAATTAATCAAAGGATCCATGAATTGCCAGGTGTTCGTTCCGTATTTATTCACCCTGGAATGTCAGACGAAGGCCTTGCCGTGGGTGCCGCTTTGGCTCTAAATTATATCAATTCCTCCGACCCTTCAAAAATAAATACAAGGTGTATGGATCATGTATATCTTGGACCTGAGTTTTCCCAAGATCGGATAAAAGAGGCATTGGAAAAAGCAGGGGTATCATATTCATTTCACCAGGAAGTGGAACCCGAAATTGCAAGGCTGATAAGTAAGGGATTTGTAGTCGCGAGAGTAAACGGTAGGATGGAATACGGCCCTCGAGCGCTCGGGAATCGATCGATTTTATATAAACCTGATGATCATTCAGTTAATGATTGGCTTAATAAAAACCTAAAACGAACCGAGTTTATGCCCTTTGCGCCGTCAACCCTTGCAGAGGATGCAGATAAATTTTACCACAACCTGGATGGGGCCCGAGAAACCGCCCGTTTTATGACGATTACCTTTCAATGTACCGAGGAAATGAAAAACCAATGCCCAGGTGTGGTACATGTAGACGGTACGGCGAGGCCCCAACTTGTTAGCCAAACCGATAATCCAAGTTACTATCGTATTATCCAAAATTTCAAGGAGCTTACCGGAAAATCCAGCGTGGTAAATACGAGTTTTAATATCCACGAAGAGCCCATTGTGTGTACACCGGAAGATGCGATTCGTGCCTTCAAAATTGGGCATCTGGATGTTTTGGCAATCGGATCATTTACTGTAATGAATCCCTCAGCTGAAAAAAGGGTCCAACTGCGTGAGGCTGAACGAAAAACCTTAGCAAATTGA
- a CDS encoding glycosyltransferase family 4 protein, translated as MINALLAEELAKRHRVTVLTSSGPGLSPMGVENNVRVVRVPVYFRRNQATANLISMLMYLLMAIREGGHLLKHESFDVINTHFALPSGPVGQWLSRRAGIPNVLSLHGGDLYDPSKFTSPHRHPVLRIWIRRLIRRADRVIGQSTNTLNNLKQYYLPQLDAIRIPLGIKRPKIEAGDRKSYGIPEDEVLLVTVGRLIARKAIHQLLILMKSFRDLKIRLLVIGTGPQEEQLRRDSQQIGINNKVQFLGQVSESEKFRILQMSDIYVSTSQHEGFGMVFLEAMACGIPVICYDYGGQTDFLKDQKNGYLIPLNNLKEFEARCLFLVQNQSLRKKMGQDNSRRVEELFIDRCAEQYESIFYEVIDGRR; from the coding sequence GTGATCAATGCTCTTTTGGCGGAGGAATTAGCTAAGCGTCACCGGGTTACCGTTCTGACTTCTAGTGGGCCCGGCCTTTCCCCTATGGGGGTGGAGAATAATGTTCGTGTTGTTCGGGTTCCGGTTTATTTTAGGAGAAACCAGGCAACCGCTAATTTGATTTCGATGTTGATGTATTTGCTTATGGCAATACGTGAAGGAGGGCATTTGCTTAAACACGAATCTTTTGATGTCATAAATACACACTTTGCTCTTCCAAGCGGCCCCGTCGGTCAGTGGCTTTCACGCAGGGCGGGGATTCCCAATGTGCTCTCTTTGCACGGGGGGGATCTTTATGACCCAAGTAAATTCACTTCACCCCACAGGCATCCCGTTCTTCGCATTTGGATCCGACGGCTTATTAGGAGAGCCGACCGGGTAATAGGCCAATCAACAAATACCCTTAATAATTTAAAACAGTATTATCTTCCTCAGTTAGATGCTATACGTATACCGTTGGGAATTAAGCGGCCTAAAATTGAGGCCGGGGATCGGAAGTCTTACGGTATTCCAGAGGATGAAGTGTTGCTCGTTACAGTCGGAAGATTGATTGCCCGAAAAGCCATTCACCAACTACTAATTTTAATGAAATCGTTTAGGGATTTAAAAATCCGTTTATTGGTCATTGGTACCGGCCCTCAAGAAGAACAACTTCGCAGAGATTCCCAACAGATTGGTATCAACAATAAAGTCCAATTTTTAGGTCAAGTTAGTGAATCCGAAAAGTTTCGAATTCTTCAAATGTCGGATATTTACGTATCGACAAGCCAGCATGAGGGATTTGGGATGGTTTTCTTGGAGGCCATGGCTTGTGGTATTCCTGTTATTTGTTATGATTACGGTGGCCAGACGGATTTCCTGAAAGATCAAAAAAATGGTTATCTGATTCCGCTCAATAATTTAAAGGAATTTGAAGCCCGATGCCTTTTTCTGGTTCAGAATCAGTCTCTACGGAAGAAAATGGGGCAGGATAATTCACGGCGGGTTGAGGAACTATTCATCGACCGCTGTGCAGAGCAATATGAAAGCATTTTTTATGAAGTCATTGATGGCCGGAGGTGA
- a CDS encoding class I SAM-dependent methyltransferase has translation MLSSQSLSAKIEPFDSFWEGPENIEKGYSSFYKFYKNNYLKIFPHDRKANILVISCGPGYFVNMLTIHGYENVMGIDSAPEKIKHAVQKGLNCRVERAFEFLQKNKGSFDVIFCEQELNHLTKEEILNFLPLCRNALRENGTLIVHSLNGANPVTGAEALAQNFDHYNTFTEYTMRQVISYADFKDIRVIPLNLYVFYSNPLNYVLLVLSKMYDLFFTFSFMLYGKANRIWTKKIGAVAKKGDG, from the coding sequence ATGTTATCATCACAATCACTTTCTGCAAAAATAGAGCCATTTGATTCTTTTTGGGAAGGACCGGAAAATATCGAAAAAGGGTATTCCTCGTTTTATAAATTTTATAAGAATAATTATCTAAAAATTTTCCCCCATGATCGAAAGGCCAATATTCTCGTCATTAGCTGTGGTCCGGGTTATTTCGTGAATATGTTGACTATTCATGGATATGAAAATGTGATGGGAATCGATTCTGCACCGGAAAAAATTAAACATGCTGTTCAAAAGGGTTTAAATTGCCGAGTGGAACGTGCCTTTGAATTCCTTCAGAAAAATAAAGGTAGTTTTGACGTAATATTTTGTGAACAGGAACTAAATCATCTCACCAAGGAGGAAATATTGAATTTCCTTCCCCTCTGCCGGAATGCCCTCCGCGAAAATGGGACCCTAATCGTTCATTCCTTAAATGGTGCCAACCCTGTTACGGGTGCTGAAGCACTTGCTCAAAATTTCGATCACTATAATACTTTCACCGAATATACGATGAGGCAGGTAATATCCTATGCCGATTTTAAAGATATTCGGGTGATACCTCTTAATCTTTATGTTTTTTATTCGAATCCACTGAATTATGTCCTCTTAGTTTTAAGTAAAATGTATGATTTGTTTTTTACCTTTAGTTTTATGCTGTATGGAAAAGCCAATCGAATTTGGACCAAAAAAATTGGGGCTGTGGCAAAAAAAGGTGATGGTTAA
- a CDS encoding NAD(P)-dependent oxidoreductase — protein MQLLITGGTGFIGSRLAFHCHEKGNSVVVLGQTNNPTELENARWLQSKGVRVVDVSVTDRGNLEKHLKGTDLVFHLAAAQHEANIQNQRFWDINVSGTQNMLEASVSSGVKRFIHGSTIGVYGSALEGAIHEGSKLSPDNIYGITKAEAEKVVLRFKEKLPVVILRISETYGPGDRRLLKLFRAIKKRVFFVIGNGENLHHPIYIDDLIGAFLVAARSEKVLGKTYVLSGNEAVTTQQMVNTIAQVLECSLPKWRVPLMPFLMVAAVMETVLKPLGIQPPLHRRRMDFFRKSFFFKQDLMRSELGYSPTVTFENGARQTSNWYRERGDL, from the coding sequence ATGCAGCTTTTAATTACGGGAGGAACCGGTTTTATCGGGTCGAGGCTTGCCTTCCATTGTCATGAAAAGGGGAATTCGGTTGTGGTGTTGGGCCAGACCAATAATCCAACCGAGTTAGAAAACGCCCGTTGGCTTCAATCCAAAGGCGTTAGGGTGGTGGATGTCTCTGTTACCGATAGAGGTAATCTTGAGAAGCATCTAAAAGGCACCGATTTGGTTTTTCACCTTGCTGCAGCTCAACATGAAGCGAATATTCAAAATCAACGTTTTTGGGATATTAATGTCTCGGGAACCCAGAACATGTTAGAGGCTTCTGTTTCCTCTGGGGTCAAACGATTTATCCACGGGAGCACAATCGGTGTTTATGGATCGGCATTGGAGGGTGCCATTCATGAGGGGTCGAAACTAAGTCCAGACAATATTTATGGAATAACGAAGGCCGAAGCAGAAAAGGTTGTTTTGCGTTTTAAGGAAAAATTACCGGTCGTGATATTACGAATTTCTGAAACCTATGGCCCGGGAGATCGGAGACTGTTAAAGCTTTTTCGTGCAATTAAAAAACGGGTTTTTTTTGTGATTGGAAATGGCGAGAATCTTCACCATCCAATTTACATTGATGACTTAATAGGGGCATTTCTGGTTGCCGCCAGATCCGAAAAGGTATTGGGGAAAACCTATGTCCTCTCTGGGAATGAGGCGGTCACAACCCAGCAGATGGTCAATACGATTGCGCAGGTTTTAGAGTGTTCGTTACCTAAATGGCGGGTTCCTTTAATGCCTTTTTTAATGGTTGCTGCAGTAATGGAAACGGTCCTTAAACCTTTGGGAATTCAACCACCACTCCATCGCCGAAGAATGGATTTTTTCCGGAAAAGTTTTTTCTTTAAGCAAGACCTTATGCGTTCTGAGTTAGGGTATTCCCCGACGGTAACGTTCGAGAATGGTGCCCGGCAAACCTCGAATTGGTATCGCGAACGGGGGGATCTTTAA
- a CDS encoding glycerol-3-phosphate dehydrogenase/oxidase, whose amino-acid sequence MIRNVKSLTEKEFDLVIIGGGIFGICAAWDAVLRGFSVALVERGDFAHATSANCFKMVHGGIRYLQHGDLYRIRESSNERRALLRIAPHLVHPLPIAIPTYGKGLKGKALLQAAFWLYEGITADRNRGISDPKQHIPAAYFISREECIERFPGVKQKGLTGAAIFYDGQMRDPARLALSFLKSACEAGVRAANYVEAIDFLQKDRRFYGVKVQDRLGGETFDVRGRLVINAAGPWANRFLFHSVKLELNPSPSFSRDTSFVVNRRLINDCGLAVSCRTQDPDALLSRGARHLFLVPWRNVTLVGVWHVVYEGHPDQLTIGYEELRCFLDEINEAYPTAELTEEDISQFYTGLVLFGANTPQSINLSYGKRSMLVDHKKQNGLDGLITLVGVRYTTARGVAERAIDLASKKLNKKVGRSYTSETPIDGGDFESFENLLSRAKQELSLDLPENILIALLHRHGTRYKDVLHYVEELKDLAVTLGQSDVIKAEVVYCIQEEMAMKLEDVIFRRTGLGTATHPGEEVLTECSKVMASALGWDETRRHQEIEGVNAYFRKPVIKRSKDQKNI is encoded by the coding sequence ATGATCAGAAATGTAAAGAGTCTTACAGAAAAGGAGTTTGACCTCGTTATCATCGGGGGAGGAATTTTTGGAATATGTGCTGCCTGGGATGCCGTTCTTCGGGGATTCTCGGTTGCTTTGGTAGAGCGGGGTGATTTTGCACATGCGACCTCTGCAAATTGTTTTAAGATGGTTCATGGTGGGATTCGGTATCTTCAACATGGCGATTTATATCGCATTCGTGAATCGAGCAATGAAAGAAGAGCCCTCCTGAGAATTGCACCGCATTTGGTTCATCCGCTTCCGATCGCCATTCCGACCTATGGGAAAGGGTTGAAGGGGAAAGCCCTTCTTCAGGCTGCTTTTTGGCTTTATGAAGGGATAACCGCTGATAGAAATAGAGGAATATCAGATCCCAAACAACATATTCCAGCTGCTTATTTTATTTCCCGGGAAGAATGCATTGAAAGGTTTCCGGGGGTTAAACAAAAAGGGCTGACCGGGGCGGCCATATTTTATGATGGCCAAATGCGAGACCCCGCTCGACTAGCGCTGTCGTTCCTGAAATCCGCTTGTGAAGCGGGTGTCCGGGCCGCAAATTATGTCGAGGCGATTGACTTTTTACAGAAAGACCGTCGATTTTACGGAGTCAAAGTACAGGATCGTCTTGGTGGTGAAACATTTGATGTTCGGGGCCGGCTGGTTATTAATGCCGCGGGTCCTTGGGCAAATCGATTTCTTTTTCATTCCGTTAAATTAGAATTAAACCCAAGCCCATCGTTTTCAAGAGATACCAGTTTTGTCGTCAATCGAAGGTTGATCAATGACTGTGGTTTGGCGGTTTCGTGCCGAACCCAAGACCCTGACGCCCTCCTGAGCCGGGGAGCCCGGCATCTTTTCCTAGTACCTTGGCGCAATGTAACCCTGGTTGGAGTATGGCATGTGGTCTATGAAGGCCATCCTGACCAATTAACGATTGGTTATGAGGAATTGCGGTGTTTTCTGGATGAAATAAACGAGGCCTATCCCACTGCAGAGCTAACGGAAGAGGATATTAGCCAATTTTACACGGGCCTTGTTTTATTCGGGGCAAACACGCCGCAGTCTATCAATTTAAGTTATGGAAAGCGCTCGATGCTTGTTGACCATAAAAAACAAAACGGTTTGGACGGTTTGATTACCCTTGTCGGCGTTCGTTATACAACGGCAAGAGGGGTTGCAGAGCGGGCCATTGATTTAGCCTCAAAAAAACTCAATAAGAAGGTCGGAAGATCTTATACTTCGGAAACTCCTATTGATGGAGGTGATTTTGAGAGTTTTGAAAATCTCTTATCAAGGGCAAAACAAGAACTCTCGTTGGATTTACCAGAAAATATATTAATCGCCTTACTTCATCGCCATGGAACCCGTTACAAAGATGTTCTCCATTATGTGGAAGAATTAAAAGATTTAGCCGTTACCCTGGGTCAGTCTGATGTGATCAAAGCAGAGGTTGTTTATTGTATCCAAGAAGAGATGGCCATGAAATTAGAAGATGTTATTTTCCGTCGAACGGGTTTGGGAACCGCAACACATCCCGGCGAAGAAGTTTTGACCGAATGCTCGAAGGTTATGGCGTCGGCCTTGGGATGGGATGAAACTCGGCGCCATCAGGAGATTGAAGGGGTCAACGCATACTTTCGGAAACCTGTCATCAAAAGATCAAAAGATCAAAAGAACATTTGA